The stretch of DNA TGCTTTTTTGCTTTTACCTTACTCATATTCTAAAAATTAAAATCTACAGATAGATTTTTCAATATACTTTCAAAAATTAATACTTTATCTGTAAATATCTTTCGAGCTTCTTCCTTTAAAATAGGCAATCGTTTGATTTCAAACTGTGAAAAAGCAGGATGATTTTTTATATACAATTGTAAAGTAAAAGTATGACCTGAATTATGTTGTGAAAGCACTTCAAAAGCCTCTAATTTTTCATGGAATTGTGCTTTCTGAATCTCTAAAACAAAGACCTCTTCAAACCATATTTTCCAATTTTCTAAGACTTCAGGCTCTATATTAAATGTGATATTGTAAACATACATGAATCTCTTTTTAACAAAGATACGATTTTACACTCAATTTATACCTTAGCCCTATTTTTTAACCCCCCAAATCCTTTCAGGTAAGGTTTCATCTAATACAAAAGGATTATCATTTCCTTGGTAATACTTAATTGCATTGTTTCGATCTAATTCTTCTTGAGAAACAGGGTCCTGTTTATGCCATCGTATCAAATCTTTTTCCATTTTCTTAAAAAAGGCTTCATCAGCAATTCCTTTATAAATTGTGTAAAAATACATTACAGCTCTCGCTATATCTCCTTTAACTGACTCACGAGGTTCAAATTTGTAAGGTGCTGACTCACTATAATCCTCTATATTTCTTTGTGGAATTGAATTTGAAATTGTGGATTGAGAAAACCATTGTTCTGTTTTTTCATCATCTATCTCAGTAAATCGAAAGTTTCTTCGAGTAGCGTTCACATTTTCTTTACAAGGAAATAAGTGGTGCATATCGCTTTTCATTGGCAATTCCCTAGCTCCTTTACTTTGCGGATAAACATGTTCACAATTTACTCCCTGATCATAAGCTTGATCAATAAGATTTCCATATGTATTAATTTTAATCGTGTATTGTGTGTAAATCGTTTTCAATTCATTCGCATCATTTAAATCAATATCTCCGTACATTAAACGACGTGCTTTTGCATACGAATATGATTCTTGCACTTGAAAATCTTTTTTTAAAAGTATTAATAAAGAATCACCTATAACCCCCTGATATAAAAATCCCTTCGGAAGCTCCTCAACGGATTCAACACTAGCTGTATCTCGCTCATTCTTACATCCTATAGTACTCAATGTAATCCCTAAAATAATAAACCCTATCACTTTTTTCATAGTGACAAAGATACAACTCTATAGAAAACAATTTCATAAAAGACCTATAAGCTAAAATATTTTAATTTCATTAATTAATGATGTTTAATATAATGAAAATCAATTAGTTCTTAATATAAAAAAGAATACTTTAACATTCCTTAACATAGAATTTTAAAGAAAATTGGGATGCTATTTTTAAAAAAAAATTGCATCTTGCATAGGTAAAAACTTCTGAGCAAATGGACACAAACCAACCCATAGATATTTCGGCTTTGAGCCAAAAAATTCAACAAGAAAGTCAGTCTGTTGATCGATTAATTCACGAGATTAACAAGGTAATTGTTGGGCAAAACTATATGGTTCAACGTTTAATGATCGGATTATTAGGAAATGGTCACATTTTATTAGAAGGAGTACCAGGGCTTGCCAAAACATTAGCTATTAATACATTATCAAAAGCAGTTGATGGAAGTTTTTCAAGAGTTCAATTCACACCGGATTTACTCCCAGCAGATGTTGTAGGTACCATTATTTACAATATAAAAGAAAATAATTTTTCTGTAAAAAAAGGACCTGTATTTGCTAATTTTGTATTGGCCGATGAGATTAACCGTGCACCTGCAAAGGTTCAATCAGCTTTATTAGAAGCCATGCAAGAGCGTCAAATTACCATTGGAGAGGAAACTTTTAAATTAGACGAACCTTTTCTAGTAATGGCTACTCAAAACCCCGTAGAGCAAGAGGGAACCTACCCTTTACCAGAAGCCCAAATGGATCGTTTTATGCTTAAATGTGTAATCAGTTATCCTAATTTAGAAGATGAACGTACCATTATGCGTATGAGCTTAAAAGATGATTTTGGTAAAGTGGAACCTGTAGTCTCATTACAAGACATTATCAATGCGCGAGAAATGGTTAAAATGATCTATATGGATGAAAAAATAGAGCAATACATCTTAGATATTATTTTTGCAACTCGTTTTCCAGAAAAATATGGTTTAGAAAATTTGAAACCCTTAATTTCTTTTGGTTCTTCTCCTCGAGGAAGCATCAACTTAGCTACTGCTGCTAAAGTTCACGCATTTTTAATGAAACGCGCTTTTGTTATTCCTGAAGATATTCGTGCGATAGTAAACGATGTATTGCGCCATAGAATTGGAATTACTTATGAGGCAGAAGCCGAAAACATGACTACTGACGATATTATTAATCAAATCATTAACACCGTACAAGTTCCTTAATTTTATTATTCTAAACGACTAAACCAACATCTTGGACGCTAAAGAGATTATAAAAAAAGTACGAAAGATTGAAATCAAAACCCGAAAATTGAGTAATCATATTTTCTCGGGAGAATATCATTCTGCTTTTAAAGGACGAGGAATGACATTTTCAGAAGTACGTCCTTATCAATTTGGTGATGATGTACGAACCATCGACTGGAATAAAACGGCTCAGTTTAATGAACCTTATGTAAAAATATTTGAAGAAGAACGAGAACTCACCTTAATGCTCATGGTTGACATTAGTCAATCGGTATTCTTCGGTACTCGCAAACAGTTAAAGAGAGAAACGATCACAGAA from Flavobacteriaceae bacterium UJ101 encodes:
- the moxR gene encoding uncharacterized protein (Belongs to the MoxR family.; KEGG: bsa:Bacsa_0583 MoxR-like ATPase; Acting on acid anhydrides; catalyzing transmembrane movement of substances) produces the protein MDTNQPIDISALSQKIQQESQSVDRLIHEINKVIVGQNYMVQRLMIGLLGNGHILLEGVPGLAKTLAINTLSKAVDGSFSRVQFTPDLLPADVVGTIIYNIKENNFSVKKGPVFANFVLADEINRAPAKVQSALLEAMQERQITIGEETFKLDEPFLVMATQNPVEQEGTYPLPEAQMDRFMLKCVISYPNLEDERTIMRMSLKDDFGKVEPVVSLQDIINAREMVKMIYMDEKIEQYILDIIFATRFPEKYGLENLKPLISFGSSPRGSINLATAAKVHAFLMKRAFVIPEDIRAIVNDVLRHRIGITYEAEAENMTTDDIINQIINTVQVP